From Stenotrophomonas nitritireducens, the proteins below share one genomic window:
- a CDS encoding sulfurtransferase produces the protein MSLGGSSWNTLVDVDALANALAQQQARVVDARAVASTALRVVDARFSLADTQSGAAQYAAGHIPGAVYADLEKDLSDMRKQGHGRHPLPDSEVFAATLGRWGIDADTQVVVYDAADGSMAAARLWWLLGLIGHRKVAVLDGGLAAWQAAGHALETGAVAVNPLPPYPGQFDMTQVVSADEVQARLAQRPAWLVDARAAERYRGEVEPLDRVAGHVPGAINRPFGTSLQAGRFRPAQELRAELLPLLDGQAPEQMAVMCGSGVTACHLLLGFAHAGLPGLRVFSDSWSGWSSDPRRPVATG, from the coding sequence ATGAGCCTGGGCGGAAGTTCGTGGAACACGCTGGTGGATGTGGATGCGCTGGCCAATGCCCTGGCGCAGCAGCAGGCGCGCGTGGTCGATGCGCGCGCCGTTGCGAGTACCGCGCTGCGGGTGGTTGATGCACGGTTTTCGCTGGCCGATACGCAGTCCGGTGCTGCCCAGTACGCGGCCGGGCACATCCCCGGCGCGGTGTATGCCGATCTGGAGAAAGACCTGTCGGACATGCGCAAACAAGGCCACGGCCGGCATCCCTTGCCGGACAGCGAGGTCTTTGCCGCGACGCTGGGGCGTTGGGGTATCGATGCCGACACCCAGGTGGTGGTGTATGACGCGGCCGACGGCAGCATGGCCGCGGCGCGCCTGTGGTGGCTGCTGGGTCTGATCGGCCATCGCAAGGTGGCGGTGCTCGACGGTGGCCTGGCGGCATGGCAGGCGGCCGGGCATGCGCTGGAAACCGGCGCGGTAGCAGTGAACCCGTTGCCGCCGTATCCGGGCCAGTTCGATATGACCCAGGTTGTCAGCGCCGACGAGGTGCAGGCGCGCCTGGCGCAGCGCCCGGCGTGGTTGGTGGATGCCCGGGCAGCTGAGCGTTACCGGGGCGAAGTGGAGCCGCTGGACCGGGTGGCCGGGCATGTCCCCGGTGCCATCAACCGTCCGTTCGGCACCAGCCTGCAGGCAGGCCGTTTCCGCCCGGCGCAGGAACTGCGTGCCGAGTTGCTGCCCTTGCTGGATGGTCAGGCACCGGAACAGATGGCGGTGATGTGCGGCTCGGGGGTGACGGCCTGTCACCTGCTGCTGGGGTTCGCGCATGCCGGGTTGCCGGGGCTGCGTGTGTTCAGTGATTCGTGGAGCGGCTGGTCCAGCGATCCGCGCAGGCCGGTTGCCACCGGCTGA
- a CDS encoding CoA pyrophosphatase, protein MDAPARVVSSPCIGICALDEQGYCRGCWRSGAEIGGWMRMSEDDRRRLMAHELPRRSRQAVAFAEQLAGRDRLQRALMPLTQAPAGLGWNRSELEDLLPPGPPVEAAVLAGLVPRPQGTQVILTRRTEALRNHGGQVGFPGGRIETLDRNPLAAALRESDEEIALQRSQVLALGYLDPFITITGFRVTPVVAVVDPAFIARPEPGEVAEVFEVPLDYLMDPANLRRVEIEHGGRIRHVMEYSWPGQRIWGATAAILYNLRRRLEQVS, encoded by the coding sequence ATGGATGCACCTGCTCGTGTCGTCTCCAGCCCTTGTATCGGCATCTGCGCGCTTGATGAACAGGGCTACTGCCGTGGTTGTTGGCGCAGTGGTGCCGAGATTGGCGGGTGGATGCGCATGAGCGAGGACGACCGTCGCCGCTTGATGGCACACGAGCTGCCACGGCGTTCGCGCCAGGCGGTGGCCTTTGCCGAGCAACTGGCCGGGCGCGATCGGCTGCAGCGGGCACTGATGCCGCTGACCCAGGCGCCGGCCGGGCTGGGCTGGAACCGCTCTGAACTGGAAGATCTGCTGCCGCCAGGGCCACCGGTGGAAGCGGCGGTGCTGGCGGGGCTGGTGCCACGTCCGCAGGGCACCCAGGTGATCCTGACCCGGCGTACCGAGGCGCTGCGCAACCACGGCGGCCAGGTGGGGTTTCCGGGCGGGCGCATCGAAACGCTGGACCGTAACCCGCTGGCCGCGGCATTGCGCGAAAGTGACGAGGAAATTGCATTGCAGCGCAGCCAGGTATTGGCGCTGGGCTATCTGGACCCGTTCATCACCATCACCGGTTTCCGGGTGACGCCGGTAGTGGCGGTGGTTGACCCGGCCTTCATCGCCCGGCCCGAACCGGGCGAAGTGGCCGAGGTATTCGAAGTGCCGCTGGACTACCTGATGGACCCGGCCAACCTGCGCCGTGTGGAAATCGAACATGGCGGCCGTATCCGCCATGTCATGGAATACAGCTGGCCCGGTCAGCGCATCTGGGGCGCCACCGCGGCCATCCTTTACAACCTGCGTCGTCGTTTGGAGCAAGTGTCATGA
- a CDS encoding post-PEP-CTERM-1 domain-containing protein gives MAKPSLLLSALALTASLSVQAHEPPTDGNPSTPTESGMVAGIDAKTGKLRKLTDTEIRALSDKANAMPSASRSAAGTNAAWARIPQTGTDAARTIRAHSNGMSTADLPLSALNSLSVERDANGEVQMLENGAPLSHGRQEVSE, from the coding sequence ATGGCAAAACCCTCCTTGTTGTTATCGGCGCTGGCACTAACGGCCAGCCTTTCAGTACAGGCCCATGAGCCGCCAACGGACGGCAACCCAAGTACCCCTACCGAAAGCGGCATGGTTGCCGGCATCGATGCCAAGACCGGCAAGCTGCGCAAACTCACCGACACGGAAATCCGCGCACTTTCCGACAAGGCCAACGCCATGCCGTCGGCAAGCCGCAGCGCGGCCGGTACCAATGCCGCCTGGGCACGCATTCCGCAGACCGGCACCGACGCTGCCAGGACCATCCGCGCGCACAGCAACGGCATGAGCACGGCCGACCTGCCGCTCTCCGCGTTGAACTCGCTGAGCGTTGAACGCGATGCCAACGGTGAGGTGCAGATGCTGGAGAACGGCGCCCCGCTCTCGCACGGCCGACAGGAGGTCTCCGAATGA
- a CDS encoding PA domain-containing protein, translated as MKMLLLSSIIGSAVLSAPANAGIITPINQDPAGIGLNDPTVRAPEGGNPGKTVGEQRRIVYQFAADLWGAVLQSDVETFVGASFQDLTCTATGGTLGSAGASWIATTPPNGAELGMIYHAPLANALNGSRITISAAGTDITSRFNANLGGSNPDGTPCMTGSGWYYGLDGNAPENRISFLDVVMHEIGHGLGFSGFVGYTSGRLGERVGIPQYYGYSDVYTENAFDNLSGKRFAEASMTNALRATAIKTRGAPAWNGVTTRAQTPQWLDPAVVLSVNGSSVVTQFFGTASFGPAATPANFAGPVVVANDGTGADTADACEALPAGSLSGKVAYINRGSCAFEIKAANAQAAGAVAAIIGNVASSGDPATAPGMAEDPSVNATIPALSVNLTDANLIKAAAQAGTALTAALGQVAGQYAGADSSGRPLLYAPAVVAGGSTFSHFESVLVPDALMEPANSPNTDAGRMVDLTLAAFVDEGWSLNPGTARIGSCDTGVKLFKNPGLIAGANVQAQDRLCRTTANGNRALYLRCMNDTAASLKAASMISTVEQAGIRTCAAKVASP; from the coding sequence ATGAAGATGCTGCTGCTTTCCTCCATCATCGGCAGTGCCGTACTCAGCGCCCCGGCCAACGCCGGCATCATCACGCCGATCAACCAGGATCCGGCAGGCATCGGCCTCAACGATCCCACCGTGCGCGCGCCCGAAGGCGGCAACCCCGGCAAGACGGTTGGCGAACAACGCCGCATCGTCTATCAATTCGCCGCTGATCTATGGGGCGCAGTGCTGCAGAGCGATGTGGAAACCTTCGTTGGCGCCAGCTTCCAGGACCTGACCTGCACCGCAACCGGTGGCACCCTCGGTTCGGCTGGCGCCTCGTGGATCGCCACCACACCACCCAACGGTGCTGAGCTGGGCATGATCTACCACGCGCCCTTGGCCAACGCACTCAACGGCAGCCGCATCACCATCAGCGCCGCCGGCACCGACATCACCAGCCGCTTCAACGCCAACCTGGGCGGCAGCAACCCGGACGGCACGCCGTGCATGACCGGTTCCGGCTGGTATTACGGGCTGGACGGCAACGCCCCGGAAAACCGCATCAGCTTCCTGGATGTGGTGATGCATGAAATCGGCCACGGCCTGGGCTTCTCCGGCTTCGTCGGCTACACCAGCGGCCGCCTGGGCGAACGTGTCGGTATTCCGCAGTACTACGGCTACTCGGACGTCTATACCGAAAACGCGTTCGACAACCTGTCCGGCAAACGCTTCGCCGAAGCCAGCATGACCAACGCGCTGCGCGCCACCGCGATCAAGACCCGCGGCGCACCCGCCTGGAATGGTGTGACGACGCGCGCACAGACCCCGCAATGGCTGGATCCTGCGGTGGTGCTGTCGGTCAACGGCAGCAGCGTGGTCACGCAGTTCTTCGGCACCGCCTCGTTCGGCCCTGCGGCCACTCCGGCCAACTTTGCCGGCCCGGTTGTGGTTGCCAACGACGGCACCGGCGCCGACACCGCCGACGCCTGTGAAGCACTGCCCGCCGGCAGCCTGAGCGGCAAGGTGGCCTACATCAACCGCGGCAGCTGCGCGTTCGAGATCAAGGCCGCCAATGCGCAGGCGGCAGGCGCGGTCGCCGCCATCATCGGCAACGTGGCCAGCTCCGGCGACCCCGCCACCGCACCGGGCATGGCCGAAGATCCAAGCGTCAACGCCACCATCCCTGCGCTGAGCGTCAACCTGACCGATGCCAATCTGATCAAGGCCGCAGCACAGGCCGGCACGGCGCTGACTGCGGCACTGGGCCAGGTTGCAGGGCAATACGCCGGCGCCGACTCCAGCGGTCGGCCACTGCTGTACGCACCGGCGGTGGTAGCGGGCGGCTCAACCTTCTCGCACTTTGAAAGCGTGTTGGTGCCCGATGCCTTGATGGAACCGGCCAACAGCCCCAACACCGACGCAGGGCGCATGGTTGACCTCACCCTGGCGGCCTTTGTCGATGAAGGCTGGAGTTTGAACCCAGGCACCGCGCGCATCGGCAGCTGCGATACGGGCGTGAAACTGTTCAAGAACCCGGGCCTGATCGCCGGTGCCAATGTGCAGGCGCAGGACCGCCTGTGCCGCACCACCGCCAACGGCAACCGGGCGCTCTACCTGCGCTGCATGAACGACACTGCTGCCTCGCTGAAAGCGGCCAGCATGATCAGCACGGTGGAACAGGCCGGTATCCGCACTTGCGCGGCCAAGGTGGCCTCGCCGTAA
- a CDS encoding PA domain-containing protein: MKMKLLAVCTAAALCAVISPAQAQARITLVNLDSPGVGLNDPTPVTPIGGNPGRTLGQQRMISYQFAMDLWGALLRSSAEIKVEASFAPLNCTQGEIVLGQAAAIAKIKASEVSQGGADDYEYPVALANALVSRDLDPDRNDILTNFSSAIDTPSCQALGASGWYYGLAGNKPHNIEDRANFLNVIMHEIGHGLGASGNARFFFNTPIRFSKGPWDGMAWSNPHAMSYNDFDVVDKRMGVALTTPGETVWRGRATNRLAALFADHRKMLRITAPVAADHDYIPAAFGSGDLSPLKGEIVLMKDAVAEGGVDMHTGCNGQDGQPLIANGAALQGKVVLVDRGGCEFSRKALNAQDLGAVAVILANNVPKTELNAGGGTVGYQVTIPVVSVTREVGSLLRSDAPVLSAGLVDDPKRFHGLDSGGSMRLFTPAVYQAGSSFSHVDSDMSPNFLMEPAETKTLRADVMVDVALEMFEEMGWPTNRNGTAKLGNCDTSIPVYRDSFIPGANLIAQSNLCRSTAAGNRSQQLRCMNDHISSLHAQSLITSLEVAKARQCVAKL; this comes from the coding sequence ATGAAAATGAAACTACTTGCGGTCTGTACCGCAGCGGCACTGTGCGCTGTTATCTCTCCAGCGCAGGCGCAGGCCAGAATAACGTTGGTCAATCTCGATAGCCCCGGTGTTGGCTTGAATGACCCGACGCCGGTAACGCCAATTGGTGGGAACCCCGGTAGAACCTTGGGACAGCAGCGGATGATTTCCTATCAATTCGCGATGGATCTGTGGGGGGCGTTGTTGCGCAGCTCGGCCGAGATCAAGGTGGAAGCGTCGTTTGCACCGCTGAACTGCACACAGGGCGAAATCGTACTTGGCCAGGCCGCTGCCATTGCCAAGATCAAGGCCAGTGAGGTTTCACAGGGTGGGGCGGACGACTACGAATATCCCGTTGCTTTGGCAAATGCCTTGGTCAGCCGCGATCTCGATCCCGACAGAAACGACATTCTGACCAACTTCAGCTCTGCGATCGATACGCCGTCCTGTCAAGCACTGGGAGCAAGCGGCTGGTACTACGGATTGGCCGGCAACAAACCGCACAACATTGAAGATCGTGCCAACTTCCTGAACGTCATCATGCATGAGATCGGCCATGGCCTGGGTGCGTCAGGTAATGCGCGCTTCTTTTTCAATACGCCGATCCGTTTTAGCAAGGGGCCGTGGGATGGTATGGCGTGGTCGAATCCGCATGCGATGAGTTACAACGATTTCGATGTTGTTGACAAGCGCATGGGTGTTGCTCTCACCACCCCAGGTGAAACGGTATGGAGGGGGCGCGCAACCAATCGTCTGGCCGCACTGTTTGCGGATCACCGGAAGATGCTGCGCATTACCGCTCCCGTTGCAGCGGACCATGACTACATTCCGGCTGCGTTTGGCAGCGGGGATCTGTCGCCGCTGAAGGGCGAAATCGTACTGATGAAGGATGCCGTGGCTGAGGGTGGGGTGGACATGCATACCGGCTGCAATGGCCAGGACGGTCAGCCGCTTATCGCCAACGGAGCCGCACTGCAGGGCAAGGTTGTACTGGTTGACCGAGGGGGCTGCGAGTTCTCGAGGAAGGCCTTGAACGCGCAGGATCTTGGCGCTGTAGCGGTAATTCTTGCGAACAACGTGCCAAAAACCGAGCTCAATGCGGGCGGCGGTACGGTGGGTTACCAGGTCACCATTCCTGTGGTCAGCGTCACCCGGGAAGTTGGCAGCCTGCTGCGCAGTGATGCACCGGTGTTATCGGCGGGTCTTGTTGACGACCCGAAACGATTCCATGGCCTGGATTCCGGTGGCAGCATGCGTCTGTTCACGCCTGCGGTCTATCAGGCGGGGTCCTCGTTCTCGCATGTTGACTCCGACATGTCCCCGAACTTCCTGATGGAACCGGCGGAAACCAAGACCTTGCGTGCGGATGTGATGGTGGATGTGGCGTTGGAGATGTTCGAGGAAATGGGCTGGCCAACCAATCGCAATGGCACCGCCAAGCTGGGCAACTGCGATACCTCGATACCGGTCTACCGTGATTCGTTCATTCCCGGTGCCAACCTCATAGCGCAGAGCAATCTCTGCCGGTCTACGGCTGCGGGGAACCGCAGTCAGCAGCTACGCTGCATGAATGACCACATCAGTTCACTGCATGCGCAGTCCTTGATCACATCGCTGGAGGTGGCAAAGGCCAGGCAATGCGTTGCCAAGCTGTAG
- a CDS encoding FKBP-type peptidyl-prolyl cis-trans isomerase N-terminal domain-containing protein encodes MKLRSIAVAVAALAVTGTAFAQDIASEKGKLSYYFGYDYGNNLAELTGRGEQLDIASVVKGLQDAYAKKQPAITADQLKPAVEAFQRREQSRAQAAKAEYEKAAAENKTRSDQFIAANKAKAGVQTLASGVQYRVIEAGNGAKPTQASTVALEVAGPFPYGQRPTEARPAQSIPSIKLSEVEMAAMRETLLQMPAGAKWEVTLPPEKAYGADPRTPFPPNVAVQFEIKLVSVK; translated from the coding sequence ATGAAGTTGCGTTCTATCGCGGTCGCCGTGGCCGCCCTGGCCGTCACCGGCACTGCTTTCGCCCAGGACATCGCGTCCGAGAAGGGCAAGCTGAGCTATTACTTCGGCTATGACTACGGCAACAACCTGGCCGAGCTCACCGGCCGTGGCGAACAGCTGGACATCGCTTCGGTGGTCAAGGGCCTGCAGGACGCCTATGCCAAGAAGCAGCCGGCCATCACCGCCGACCAGCTCAAGCCTGCCGTTGAAGCGTTCCAGCGTCGCGAGCAGAGCCGTGCCCAGGCTGCCAAGGCCGAGTACGAAAAGGCGGCTGCCGAAAACAAGACCCGCAGTGACCAGTTCATTGCCGCCAACAAGGCCAAGGCCGGCGTGCAGACCCTGGCCAGCGGCGTGCAGTACCGCGTGATCGAAGCCGGCAACGGCGCCAAGCCGACCCAGGCCAGCACCGTTGCGCTGGAAGTGGCCGGTCCGTTCCCGTACGGCCAGCGCCCGACCGAAGCTCGCCCGGCCCAGTCGATCCCGTCGATCAAGCTGAGCGAAGTCGAGATGGCAGCCATGCGCGAAACCCTGCTGCAGATGCCGGCCGGCGCCAAGTGGGAAGTCACCCTGCCGCCGGAAAAGGCCTACGGTGCCGACCCGCGCACCCCGTTCCCGCCGAACGTGGCTGTGCAGTTCGAAATCAAGCTGGTCAGCGTCAAGTAA
- a CDS encoding enoyl-CoA hydratase-related protein encodes MSDAPVSTSTHAGIRTITVQRPEKLNALNRQTLEALDAAFAEAALAADVRVVVLTGAGSKAFVAGADIAEMNTLTPVQGRDFSLVGQRLMRRIERLNKPVIAMINGFALGGGMELAMACHLRIAADSAKLGQPEINLGLVPGFGGTQRLLRLGGRAAALELCLLGAPISAERALQLGLVNRVVAAAELETQTTQLAEQLANAAPLALRGILDAINVGGECGIEEGLEYESAQFGLVFSTQDMREGTSAFLERRKPEFKNH; translated from the coding sequence ATGTCCGATGCACCGGTTTCAACCAGCACCCACGCAGGCATCCGCACCATTACCGTGCAGCGCCCGGAAAAGCTCAATGCGCTCAACCGCCAGACCCTGGAAGCCCTGGATGCCGCCTTCGCCGAGGCGGCACTGGCTGCAGACGTAAGAGTGGTAGTCCTGACTGGCGCCGGCAGCAAGGCCTTCGTGGCCGGGGCGGACATTGCCGAAATGAATACCCTGACCCCAGTTCAGGGCCGCGACTTCTCACTGGTCGGGCAGCGCCTGATGCGCCGTATCGAGCGCCTGAACAAGCCGGTGATCGCCATGATCAATGGTTTTGCGCTGGGCGGCGGCATGGAGCTGGCCATGGCCTGCCACCTGCGCATCGCCGCCGACAGCGCCAAGCTGGGCCAGCCGGAGATCAACCTGGGCCTCGTGCCGGGCTTTGGCGGCACCCAGCGCCTGCTGCGCCTGGGCGGCCGTGCCGCCGCGCTGGAGTTGTGCCTGCTGGGCGCGCCGATCAGCGCCGAGCGTGCGCTGCAGCTGGGCCTGGTCAACCGCGTGGTCGCCGCCGCCGAACTGGAAACCCAGACCACCCAGCTGGCCGAGCAGCTGGCCAACGCCGCGCCGCTGGCCCTGCGCGGCATTCTGGATGCGATCAATGTGGGCGGTGAATGCGGCATCGAAGAAGGGCTGGAATACGAAAGCGCGCAGTTCGGCCTGGTGTTCTCCACCCAGGACATGCGTGAAGGCACCAGCGCCTTCCTGGAACGCCGCAAGCCGGAATTCAAGAACCACTGA
- the nth gene encoding endonuclease III: protein MNAAQVLEMFTRLRELNPHPTTELEYSTPFELLVAVTLSAQATDVGVNKATRKLFPVANTAQAILALGEEGLKPYIATIGLFNAKAKNVIAACAILVDKYGGEVPAERAALEALPGVGRKTANVVLNTAFGQPTMAVDTHIFRVANRTGLAPGKDVRAVEDGLMKVIPAEFLQDAHHWLILHGRYVCKARKPDCPQCVIRDLCQFKDKTADAA from the coding sequence ATGAACGCTGCACAGGTGCTGGAGATGTTCACCCGCCTGCGCGAGCTCAACCCGCACCCGACCACCGAGCTGGAGTACAGCACGCCGTTCGAGCTGCTGGTCGCGGTGACCTTGTCGGCACAGGCTACTGACGTGGGTGTCAACAAGGCCACCCGCAAGCTGTTCCCGGTGGCCAATACCGCCCAGGCCATTCTTGCGCTGGGCGAGGAAGGATTGAAGCCGTACATCGCCACCATCGGCCTGTTCAATGCCAAGGCCAAGAACGTGATTGCCGCCTGCGCGATCCTGGTCGACAAGTACGGCGGCGAGGTGCCGGCCGAGCGCGCCGCGCTGGAAGCCCTGCCCGGGGTGGGCCGCAAGACGGCCAACGTGGTGCTCAACACCGCCTTCGGCCAGCCGACCATGGCGGTGGACACGCATATCTTCCGCGTTGCCAACCGCACCGGGCTGGCACCCGGCAAGGACGTACGCGCGGTCGAGGATGGCTTGATGAAGGTCATCCCGGCTGAGTTCCTGCAGGATGCGCATCACTGGCTGATCCTGCACGGGCGCTATGTCTGCAAGGCGCGCAAACCGGATTGCCCGCAATGCGTGATCCGTGACCTGTGCCAGTTCAAGGACAAGACAGCCGACGCCGCGTGA
- a CDS encoding OprO/OprP family phosphate-selective porin — protein sequence MKLHRQLLTAAVAAALFAPAAHAEVAIDVIGGSEITFEGLVQADGNWFSNDKADLNGNTGKNGKDSEFELRRAELVLKGKGPGNIEWVVGYDAKADKFLDTNVKYKLGGNSNHFLQAGQFKQPNSLEELSSTKNNDFISKATVTNTYAVARRLGVGYGVGDSNWSVTASAFGRELTRDLAHGSGYGVRGTFAPINEKGNILHLGLSYVDYDTDADLLRLRARPNADLATVRLVDSGDLKDTDRLSTIGAEAMYVRGPFKAQGEYYSSKAKRYDHDNYSTDGYYISGVWNVTGETWGYKGGTPSLGLPDEPGRGMWQLGARFDHIDLNDGGLKAPAVVGGTPLVDGVLGGKMDIWTVGANWYWRSNFKASLNYVMVDSNKYASASKKFVSDKPDILEARLQFFW from the coding sequence ATGAAACTGCATCGCCAACTCCTCACTGCGGCCGTGGCTGCTGCACTGTTCGCGCCGGCTGCACACGCTGAAGTCGCCATCGACGTTATTGGCGGTTCCGAAATCACCTTCGAAGGCCTGGTGCAGGCTGACGGCAACTGGTTCAGCAATGACAAGGCCGACTTGAACGGCAACACCGGCAAGAACGGCAAGGACAGCGAGTTCGAACTGCGTCGCGCCGAGCTGGTGCTCAAGGGCAAGGGCCCGGGCAACATCGAGTGGGTGGTGGGCTACGACGCCAAGGCAGACAAGTTCCTGGACACCAACGTCAAGTACAAGCTGGGCGGCAACAGCAACCACTTCCTGCAGGCCGGCCAGTTCAAGCAGCCCAACAGCCTGGAAGAACTGTCCAGCACCAAGAACAACGACTTCATCTCCAAGGCCACCGTCACCAACACCTACGCCGTTGCCCGCCGCCTCGGCGTCGGTTATGGCGTTGGCGACAGCAACTGGTCGGTCACCGCTTCGGCCTTCGGCCGCGAGTTGACCCGTGATCTGGCCCACGGCAGCGGCTACGGCGTGCGCGGCACCTTTGCCCCGATCAACGAGAAGGGCAACATCCTGCACCTGGGCCTGAGCTACGTCGATTACGACACCGATGCCGACCTGCTGCGCCTGCGCGCGCGTCCGAATGCCGACCTTGCCACCGTGCGCCTGGTCGACAGCGGCGACCTGAAGGACACCGACCGCCTGAGCACCATCGGCGCCGAAGCCATGTACGTGCGCGGCCCGTTCAAGGCCCAGGGCGAATACTACAGCTCCAAGGCCAAGCGCTACGACCACGACAACTACAGCACCGACGGCTATTACATCAGCGGCGTGTGGAACGTCACTGGCGAGACCTGGGGCTACAAGGGCGGCACCCCGAGTCTTGGCCTGCCGGACGAGCCGGGCCGCGGCATGTGGCAGCTGGGCGCACGCTTCGATCACATCGACCTCAACGACGGCGGCCTGAAGGCACCGGCGGTGGTCGGCGGCACCCCGCTGGTGGACGGCGTGCTCGGCGGCAAGATGGACATCTGGACCGTCGGTGCCAACTGGTACTGGCGCTCCAACTTCAAGGCCTCGCTGAACTACGTGATGGTCGACAGCAACAAGTACGCCTCGGCCAGCAAGAAGTTCGTCAGCGACAAGCCGGACATCCTGGAAGCACGCCTGCAGTTCTTCTGGTAA